One segment of Manihot esculenta cultivar AM560-2 chromosome 4, M.esculenta_v8, whole genome shotgun sequence DNA contains the following:
- the LOC110612998 gene encoding myb-related protein 308: protein MGRSPCCEKAHTNKGAWTKEEDDRLIAYIRAHGEGCWRSLPKAAGLLRCGKSCRLRWINYLRPDLKRGNFTEEEDELIIKLHSLLGNKWSLIAGRLPGRTDNEIKNYWNTHIRRKLLNRGIDPATHRPLNEPPQEASTTRTTTTISFNHVKEENEMISNTTPVVCKEEKNPVQEKCPDLNLELKISLPYQSQVPEPMKTGARDLCFACRLGLQNSKHCSCNLGAHIGSSSGSTNSGYEFLAMKSGVLDYRSLEMK, encoded by the exons ATGGGAAGGTCTCCTTGCTGTGAAAAAGCTCATACAAACAAAGGTGCATGGaccaaagaagaagatgatcgCCTTATTGCTTATATTAGAGCTCATGGTGAGGGTTGCTGGCGTTCTCTTCCCAAAGCTGCAGGCCTTCTTAGATGTGGTAAAAGTTGCAGACTTCGCTGGATTAACTATTTAAGACCTGATCTTAAACGTGGAAATTtcacagaagaagaagatgaactcATTATCAAACTTCACAGCCTCCTTGGCAACAA ATGGTCTCTTATAGCTGGTAGATTACCAGGAAGAACAGATAATGAGATAAAGAATTATTGGAACACTCATATAAGAAGAAAGCTTTTGAACAGAGGAATAGATCCTGCAACTCACAGGCCACTCAACGAGCCACCACAGGAAGCATCAACGACAAGGACGACGACGACAATATCCTTCAATCATGTGAAAGAAGAAAACGAAATGATTAGCAACACAACTCCAGTTGTATGTAAAGAAGAGAAGAACCCAGTTCAAGAAAAGTGTCCAGACTTGAATCTTGAGCTTAAAATCAGCCTCCCATACCAAAGCCAGGTTCCTGAGCCGATGAAAACAGGAGCCAGAGATCTTTGTTTTGCCTGCAGGCTGGGTCTACAGAACAGCAAACACTGCAGTTGTAATTTGGGTGCTCATATTGGTAGTAGCAGTGGCAGCACCAACTCTGGCTATGAGTTCTTAGCCATGAAAAGTGGTGTTTTGGACTATAGAAGCCTGGAAATGAAATAA